Proteins from one Fibrobacter sp. UWR3 genomic window:
- a CDS encoding complex I subunit 1 family protein, with product MFVPSVTNPIGDFVRDMVPRVAEFLPASLQSETLNSISAFLINAVICVIAVCAVNIGSAPILIYMERKVCAHIQCRLGPMRLGWHGTIQTVADVIKMLFKEVYAPSGADKLMFYLAPLIVLIAPFIVCALIPFGRNLVVADVSMGIPLIIAVNGFGVLGILLGGWSSNNKYSLLGALRSGAQMISYEISFAMILLFVVMISGSTNLMSITLGQEGTILDWWIFKIPVLGIIAFILFFISSTAEMNRAPFDIAEAEQELTGGYHTEYNGTPFAMFYLAEYIALVTNSALATTCFLGGFLPPCIGVAFVDNYLNMVPGVVWFFAKVFFMIWCYMMVRWTFVRPRVDQLMDFEWKFLLPVNLVLLVAGAAWIAIGG from the coding sequence ATGTTTGTTCCCTCAGTTACAAACCCCATCGGCGATTTTGTACGCGACATGGTCCCGCGGGTAGCGGAATTTTTGCCGGCGAGCCTCCAGAGCGAGACGCTCAACAGCATATCGGCATTCCTCATCAACGCGGTCATCTGCGTTATTGCGGTATGTGCCGTGAATATCGGGTCTGCCCCGATTCTCATCTACATGGAACGCAAGGTCTGCGCGCATATCCAGTGCAGGCTTGGCCCCATGCGCCTCGGCTGGCACGGAACCATCCAGACCGTCGCCGACGTTATCAAGATGCTCTTCAAGGAAGTGTACGCCCCGAGCGGCGCGGACAAGTTGATGTTCTACCTCGCCCCGCTCATCGTGCTTATCGCCCCCTTCATCGTGTGCGCGCTTATCCCGTTCGGGCGCAACCTCGTCGTTGCCGACGTATCGATGGGAATCCCGCTCATTATCGCGGTGAACGGCTTCGGCGTTTTGGGCATCTTGCTTGGCGGCTGGAGCAGCAACAACAAGTATTCCCTGCTCGGTGCACTCCGTAGCGGCGCACAGATGATCAGCTACGAAATCTCGTTCGCGATGATTCTCCTGTTCGTCGTGATGATTTCGGGTTCCACGAACCTGATGAGCATCACCCTCGGGCAAGAGGGAACCATTCTCGACTGGTGGATTTTCAAGATTCCCGTACTCGGGATTATCGCATTCATCCTGTTCTTTATTTCCTCTACCGCCGAAATGAACCGCGCGCCCTTCGACATCGCCGAAGCCGAGCAGGAACTTACGGGCGGCTACCATACGGAATACAACGGCACGCCGTTCGCCATGTTCTACCTGGCCGAATACATCGCGCTCGTCACGAACTCCGCACTTGCCACCACGTGCTTCCTCGGCGGATTCCTGCCGCCCTGCATCGGGGTCGCGTTCGTGGACAACTACCTCAACATGGTCCCGGGAGTCGTGTGGTTCTTCGCGAAGGTCTTCTTCATGATTTGGTGCTACATGATGGTCCGCTGGACGTTCGTGCGCCCGCGCGTGGACCAGCTGATGGATTTCGAATGGAAATTTTTGTTGCCCGTGAACCTCGTGCTGCTCGTTGCCGGTGCGGCGTGGATTGCGATTGGAGGGTAA
- a CDS encoding NADH-quinone oxidoreductase subunit C, protein MDRYREAAKTWAALEEMKDEEMAEARAKFKEEHPDYKSTFKPVRVKKEDFPEVPRVPFKRLGLTQSELFAKLREKFPAVTVHTHSEDPIEDVVAAMPADRPLEVMVRPEDYLPIVEYVKGNPEFKMDYLIDVTAIDYDDHFDMVTMLRSLEHGHKLFLCVQLKKDISIPEEKRATSLLASIGTISHLYPAAEFKEREVYDMFGINFEGHPDQRRIFLDKDFVGYPLRKDFTHPQMIRRPV, encoded by the coding sequence ATGGACCGCTACCGCGAGGCGGCAAAGACGTGGGCTGCCCTCGAAGAAATGAAGGACGAGGAAATGGCCGAAGCCCGCGCGAAGTTCAAGGAAGAACACCCGGACTACAAGAGCACTTTCAAGCCTGTCCGCGTGAAGAAGGAAGACTTCCCCGAAGTGCCCCGCGTGCCGTTCAAGCGGCTCGGGCTCACGCAGTCCGAACTGTTCGCGAAACTGCGCGAGAAGTTCCCCGCAGTGACAGTCCACACCCATAGCGAGGACCCCATCGAGGACGTGGTGGCGGCAATGCCCGCAGACCGCCCGCTCGAAGTGATGGTGAGGCCCGAGGACTACCTCCCGATTGTAGAATACGTGAAAGGCAATCCCGAATTCAAGATGGACTACCTCATCGACGTGACCGCCATCGACTACGACGACCATTTCGACATGGTGACGATGTTACGCAGCCTGGAACATGGCCACAAGCTGTTCCTCTGCGTACAGCTGAAGAAGGACATCAGCATTCCCGAAGAAAAACGCGCCACGTCGCTTTTGGCAAGCATCGGCACGATTAGCCACCTCTACCCCGCCGCGGAATTCAAGGAACGCGAAGTGTACGACATGTTCGGCATCAACTTCGAGGGCCACCCCGACCAGCGGCGCATATTCCTCGACAAGGACTTCGTCGGCTACCCGCTCCGCAAGGACTTTACTCACCCGCAAATGATCAGGAGGCCCGTATAA
- a CDS encoding four helix bundle protein has translation MNSYKDLVVWQKAIDLTIEIYSLTNLFPKEEMYGLVSQIRRSAVSIPSNIAEGQARKYHQQFSHFLSIAQGSLAELETQIIIAIKLGYIAGEQKDLFDMMHSIGKMITRLKQNLTQEEKNS, from the coding sequence ATGAATAGTTATAAGGACCTGGTTGTTTGGCAAAAGGCTATTGACCTTACTATTGAAATTTATTCTTTGACAAATCTTTTCCCGAAAGAAGAAATGTATGGATTGGTTTCACAAATAAGACGGAGTGCGGTTTCCATTCCAAGCAATATTGCTGAAGGACAGGCTAGAAAATATCACCAGCAGTTCTCTCATTTTTTATCGATTGCACAAGGGTCTTTAGCTGAATTAGAAACTCAAATTATTATAGCGATAAAATTAGGCTATATTGCTGGGGAACAAAAAGATTTATTTGATATGATGCATTCAATTGGAAAAATGATAACACGTTTGAAACAGAATCTGACACAAGAAGAAAAAAATTCTTGA
- a CDS encoding NADH-quinone oxidoreductase subunit D, giving the protein MPTLPPGFRIQRETNTEEFFINMGPQHPSTHGALRLALRMDGETIVELVPHFGYIHRGMEKQAESMSYLQYIALSDRQDYLTAIQNNLGVVIALEKGMNVGVPEKGEYIRVMLQELGRIASHLVFFGCFGGDLGGQTCLLFGFKEREMIHDILEEVTGSRLTTNFFRPGGSRYDVPETFIPRVKAFLDHLEDSMRDYERFLSKNIIVLERSVGIGVLSKEDAIAYGCSGPVLRASGVNFDVRRVNPYSIYDQFDFDIPVFHNGDCYDRYKIRIAEIHESMKILRQCVEKFPKEGPWRSKEKPVRLPEGRYYSEIETAKGLYATYVVAATTGEKPYRIHTRGPSFPHIAALNKMVQGHKISDLVTIMATLDPVIPEIDR; this is encoded by the coding sequence ATGCCTACACTGCCTCCAGGATTCCGCATCCAGCGCGAAACCAATACCGAAGAATTTTTCATCAACATGGGTCCGCAGCACCCGAGTACGCACGGCGCGCTCCGCCTTGCGCTGCGCATGGACGGCGAAACCATCGTTGAACTTGTACCGCATTTCGGCTACATCCACCGCGGCATGGAAAAGCAGGCGGAATCGATGAGCTACCTGCAGTACATTGCCCTGAGCGACCGCCAGGACTACCTCACGGCTATCCAGAACAACCTGGGGGTCGTGATTGCCCTTGAAAAGGGCATGAACGTGGGCGTCCCCGAGAAGGGCGAATACATCCGCGTGATGCTCCAGGAACTGGGCCGCATTGCATCTCACCTGGTGTTCTTCGGCTGCTTCGGCGGCGATTTGGGCGGGCAAACCTGCCTGCTGTTCGGGTTCAAGGAACGTGAGATGATCCACGACATTCTCGAAGAAGTCACCGGCTCGCGCCTTACAACAAACTTCTTCAGACCGGGTGGGAGCCGCTACGACGTGCCCGAAACGTTTATCCCGCGCGTGAAGGCGTTTCTCGACCATCTGGAAGATTCCATGAGGGACTACGAGAGGTTCCTTTCCAAGAACATCATCGTGCTCGAGAGAAGCGTCGGGATTGGCGTACTTTCCAAGGAAGACGCGATTGCCTACGGATGCTCGGGCCCGGTTCTGCGTGCGAGCGGCGTGAACTTCGACGTGCGTCGCGTGAACCCGTACAGCATCTACGACCAGTTCGATTTCGACATACCCGTGTTCCACAACGGCGACTGCTATGACCGTTACAAGATACGCATTGCCGAGATTCACGAATCCATGAAGATTCTGCGGCAGTGTGTAGAGAAGTTTCCGAAAGAAGGCCCCTGGCGCAGCAAGGAAAAGCCGGTGCGACTCCCCGAAGGCCGCTACTACAGTGAAATCGAGACGGCGAAGGGACTGTATGCCACTTACGTGGTGGCAGCAACGACCGGCGAGAAGCCCTACCGTATCCACACGCGCGGGCCAAGCTTCCCGCACATTGCAGCACTCAACAAGATGGTGCAGGGCCACAAGATTTCGGACCTCGTGACCATCATGGCCACCCTCGACCCCGTGATCCCGGAAATTGACAGGTAG
- a CDS encoding RNA methyltransferase has product MRKFRVVLVEPEHPHNVGFVARAMHCYALPELYIVYPKRDKVIENSYHTAANSHDILDNAHVVHRFEDAIGDCSCAVAYSRRIFASSIKHTMVQNLSELLPEDGTIALVFGRESCGLALEEVNACTYQCEIPVPGLMSLNLGQAVSIGLYELCRSGALANGEGRAKRGTKGACETAPATIQQIDGFKKFLDRYLTGQYHDQAWRDNFLNTLVQRLHPTRNELSALFGLLRNLAGKPARLEHAAEKAEKAAAESK; this is encoded by the coding sequence ATGCGTAAATTCAGAGTTGTCCTAGTAGAACCGGAACATCCCCATAACGTGGGCTTTGTCGCGCGCGCCATGCATTGCTATGCGTTGCCGGAACTGTATATCGTCTACCCGAAGCGCGACAAGGTGATTGAAAATTCCTACCACACGGCGGCAAACAGCCACGATATTCTGGACAATGCCCATGTGGTCCACAGGTTCGAGGACGCCATCGGCGACTGCTCCTGCGCTGTCGCGTACAGCCGCCGCATTTTCGCAAGTTCCATCAAGCACACGATGGTGCAGAACCTTTCGGAATTGCTCCCCGAAGACGGGACGATTGCGCTTGTGTTCGGGCGCGAATCCTGCGGGCTTGCGCTCGAGGAGGTAAACGCCTGCACGTACCAGTGCGAAATCCCGGTGCCGGGGCTCATGAGCCTGAACCTGGGGCAGGCGGTTTCCATTGGCCTGTATGAACTCTGCCGCAGCGGAGCGCTTGCGAACGGGGAAGGCCGTGCGAAGCGCGGCACGAAGGGCGCGTGCGAGACGGCTCCCGCGACGATCCAGCAGATTGACGGATTCAAGAAGTTCCTCGACCGCTACCTGACGGGGCAGTACCATGACCAGGCGTGGCGCGACAACTTCCTCAATACGCTCGTGCAGCGCCTGCACCCCACGCGCAACGAACTTTCGGCTCTCTTCGGGCTGTTGCGTAACCTTGCCGGCAAGCCTGCGCGCCTCGAGCATGCCGCCGAGAAGGCGGAAAAGGCCGCGGCGGAATCCAAATAA
- a CDS encoding NADH-quinone oxidoreductase subunit J, with protein sequence MFPNLSIPGLQMPDLPFAFPMGGMDLAFYAVAIVMLVTAVFTVAVKNILQSAVFLIFSFVATAILYLLLHAEFIALAQVMVYVGGVVIFVVFTILLTSHLGEDAFATKIPRVFAAFALSISFVFVMVKCILPTPGIASGAVNAPAGYSSLENFALRLLGYDVSGFIIPFEVVSVLLLMTLICAITVARRSKDEMETAENASKQKEVK encoded by the coding sequence ATGTTCCCGAACCTGTCTATTCCGGGGCTCCAGATGCCCGACCTGCCGTTTGCATTCCCCATGGGAGGCATGGATCTCGCGTTCTATGCCGTAGCCATCGTGATGCTCGTTACCGCAGTCTTTACGGTCGCCGTGAAGAATATTCTGCAGAGCGCCGTGTTCCTGATTTTCAGCTTTGTCGCGACAGCCATCCTCTACCTGCTCTTGCATGCGGAATTCATCGCACTTGCGCAGGTGATGGTCTACGTGGGAGGTGTCGTCATCTTCGTGGTGTTCACGATTCTTTTGACAAGCCACCTGGGCGAAGACGCCTTCGCGACAAAGATTCCACGCGTGTTTGCCGCATTCGCGCTATCCATCTCGTTCGTGTTCGTGATGGTCAAGTGCATCTTGCCCACACCGGGAATCGCATCGGGCGCGGTGAACGCCCCCGCCGGATACTCCTCCCTCGAAAATTTCGCCCTGCGCCTGCTCGGCTATGACGTGAGCGGGTTCATCATCCCGTTCGAGGTGGTGAGCGTGCTCCTGCTGATGACGCTTATCTGCGCCATCACGGTCGCCCGCCGTAGCAAGGACGAGATGGAGACCGCCGAAAACGCTTCTAAACAAAAGGAGGTCAAGTAA
- the nuoL gene encoding NADH-quinone oxidoreductase subunit L has translation MINDITLGYLILVLPFLTFAINGLFLGNKNAKAAAGLAVTFNGLAFISAALLAFHYFTSVVAPQKVVLFDHSFIPFAGELVARIGMLIDPLSVMMLVVVTFISFMVNIYSIGYMREDRAMGRFFALLSLFSFSMLGLVVATNLFQMFIFWELVGVSSYLLIGFWYHKPSAVSASKQAFILTRFADSFFLLGIVLVSYVVGSFDFTTINSLTMFPFRNETIDMGICVMSKSSALVLGSILIFTGGWGKSAMFPMHIWLPNAMEGPTPVSSIIHSATMVVAGVYLVARLFPFFAVCGDSLTLIMWVGAFTMVFAAVIACTQKDIKRILAYSTLSQLGYMMFALGACKIGQAIITTGWTASTFHIFTHAFFKCSLFLIAGSLIHQVHTNDLDAMGGLRKKMPLTYACALISILAISGIPPFSGFFSKDEIILAAFQGQHYVVFALALLTSGLTTFYMFRLFFLAFHGEPRHEGVKAGHVHEDFFMTLPVVILAIPALLSGILGKGLFEHFFTPGKLHVPTMLKVAHAEWIPFVAIGVAVLALLIAWFLYASPKAKIQRALDDTNHSGIYKIIYHKFYFDEMYYTVVRQFIFGGVARVSRAFNDYVIEGLLAFSIWFIHKLGDLVRTAQAGYLPFYLGTLIVGVLIWRFFGQLPL, from the coding sequence ATGATTAACGATATTACACTCGGATACCTCATTCTGGTTCTGCCGTTCCTCACCTTCGCGATAAACGGGCTTTTCCTCGGCAACAAGAACGCAAAGGCGGCGGCAGGCCTTGCCGTCACGTTCAACGGGCTTGCCTTTATCTCGGCGGCATTACTCGCGTTCCACTACTTCACCTCGGTTGTCGCCCCGCAGAAGGTCGTGCTTTTCGACCACTCCTTCATCCCGTTCGCAGGCGAGCTTGTCGCACGTATCGGCATGCTAATCGACCCGCTTTCGGTCATGATGCTCGTGGTAGTAACCTTCATCAGCTTCATGGTGAACATCTACAGCATCGGCTACATGCGCGAGGACCGCGCGATGGGGCGCTTCTTCGCACTCCTCTCGCTGTTCAGTTTCAGCATGCTCGGGCTCGTCGTCGCGACAAACCTCTTCCAGATGTTCATCTTCTGGGAACTGGTGGGCGTTTCCAGCTACCTGCTTATCGGTTTCTGGTACCACAAGCCCTCCGCGGTGAGTGCATCCAAGCAGGCGTTCATACTCACGCGCTTTGCCGACAGTTTCTTCCTGCTCGGTATCGTGCTCGTGAGCTACGTGGTCGGGAGTTTCGACTTCACGACCATCAATTCGCTTACGATGTTCCCGTTCCGTAACGAGACCATCGACATGGGTATCTGCGTCATGAGCAAGTCCAGCGCGCTCGTCCTCGGGTCTATCCTCATATTCACCGGCGGCTGGGGAAAATCCGCCATGTTCCCGATGCATATCTGGCTCCCGAACGCGATGGAAGGCCCCACTCCGGTCAGCTCCATCATCCACAGCGCAACGATGGTGGTCGCGGGCGTGTACCTGGTCGCCCGTCTCTTCCCGTTCTTCGCCGTGTGCGGCGATTCCCTCACGCTCATCATGTGGGTGGGTGCATTCACTATGGTGTTCGCCGCCGTCATCGCCTGCACGCAGAAAGATATCAAGCGAATCCTCGCCTACTCCACGCTTTCGCAGCTCGGGTACATGATGTTCGCGCTCGGTGCCTGCAAGATTGGCCAGGCAATTATCACTACGGGCTGGACCGCAAGCACGTTCCATATCTTCACGCACGCCTTCTTCAAGTGCAGCCTCTTCCTTATCGCGGGTAGCCTCATCCATCAGGTGCATACGAACGACCTCGACGCGATGGGCGGGCTCCGCAAGAAGATGCCCCTCACCTACGCCTGCGCGCTCATCTCGATTCTCGCGATTTCGGGTATCCCGCCGTTCTCCGGTTTCTTCTCGAAGGACGAAATCATACTCGCCGCGTTCCAGGGCCAGCACTATGTGGTATTCGCGCTCGCCCTCCTTACGAGCGGGCTTACCACGTTCTACATGTTCCGCCTGTTCTTCCTCGCCTTCCACGGGGAACCGCGCCATGAGGGCGTCAAGGCAGGCCACGTGCACGAGGATTTCTTCATGACCCTCCCGGTCGTGATTCTCGCCATCCCGGCACTCCTCTCGGGTATCCTCGGGAAGGGGCTTTTCGAGCACTTCTTTACCCCCGGCAAGCTACACGTACCGACAATGCTCAAGGTGGCTCATGCGGAATGGATTCCGTTTGTCGCCATCGGCGTTGCGGTTCTCGCCCTGCTTATCGCGTGGTTCCTGTATGCAAGCCCGAAGGCAAAGATCCAGCGCGCTCTGGACGACACGAACCACAGCGGTATTTACAAGATTATCTACCACAAGTTCTACTTCGACGAGATGTACTACACCGTCGTCCGCCAGTTTATTTTCGGCGGTGTCGCCCGCGTATCACGCGCATTCAACGACTACGTGATCGAGGGCCTGCTCGCGTTCAGCATCTGGTTCATCCACAAGCTGGGCGACCTTGTACGTACGGCACAGGCGGGCTACCTGCCCTTCTATCTCGGGACGCTTATCGTAGGCGTCCTCATCTGGCGATTCTTCGGACAACTTCCCCTGTAG
- a CDS encoding NADH-quinone oxidoreductase subunit N — translation MFDFNIPGFIVPDILLLIFPFIVIGSRLFCSAQSKVPWRIANIGFIAIFVLLNLIPIATGEGRFFITNWRVDDFGVLMREVLMVSAILGIWFAKDYFEHGADGKPQMHQIAEFIGAIAFATFGGFTVVSACDMLTLFLGLEIATIPMYALTAWNKKDQLGSEAATKYILMGSVATAFELFGFSYLYGFAGSLHFSEIQDAVATGTSPLLWVAVLFLFCGIGFKLTLFPFYTWAPDVYEGAPTPVTAVLSVTSKATAIAFLAVLVFGPLQPVIDKINPLIALLAGTTLFVGNLGALKQSRLRRFMAYSSIAQAGYIMVALLGPEANAKTAIIYYLFVYAVSNYLAFFIFGIIGHHREETFASLRGLSKQDVNLAIALAISMFSLAGIPPLAGFFGKFHLFFCGAANGHYMLVAFAVLNNVLALFYYIQLIKSAWVDEPDGHLTPLRLTKRQRGVIILLSVMVVILGFLPFLSNNVFAGFNF, via the coding sequence ATGTTCGATTTCAATATTCCCGGCTTTATCGTACCCGACATTCTCTTGCTCATTTTCCCGTTCATCGTCATCGGGAGCAGGCTTTTCTGCAGTGCGCAATCCAAGGTGCCCTGGCGCATCGCGAACATCGGGTTCATCGCCATATTCGTGCTGTTGAACCTCATCCCGATTGCCACAGGCGAAGGCCGGTTCTTCATTACCAACTGGCGCGTCGATGACTTCGGCGTGCTCATGCGCGAAGTGCTCATGGTTTCGGCAATTCTCGGAATCTGGTTCGCGAAGGACTACTTCGAGCACGGTGCAGATGGCAAGCCGCAAATGCACCAGATTGCAGAATTCATCGGCGCAATCGCGTTCGCGACATTCGGCGGGTTTACGGTCGTTTCGGCCTGCGACATGCTCACGCTCTTCCTCGGGCTCGAAATCGCGACCATCCCGATGTACGCCCTCACCGCATGGAACAAGAAGGACCAATTGGGCTCCGAAGCGGCCACCAAGTATATCCTCATGGGTTCCGTCGCCACGGCGTTCGAACTCTTCGGTTTCAGTTACCTTTACGGCTTCGCGGGCTCGCTCCACTTCAGCGAAATCCAGGACGCTGTCGCTACGGGCACAAGCCCGCTCCTCTGGGTTGCGGTACTCTTCCTCTTCTGCGGAATCGGATTCAAGCTCACGCTGTTCCCGTTCTACACCTGGGCCCCGGACGTTTACGAAGGCGCTCCGACGCCCGTGACGGCAGTACTTTCCGTTACCTCCAAGGCGACCGCCATCGCATTCCTCGCCGTGCTCGTTTTCGGCCCGCTCCAGCCCGTCATCGACAAGATCAACCCGCTTATCGCGCTCCTTGCCGGCACCACGCTCTTCGTGGGTAACCTCGGCGCACTCAAGCAGAGCAGGCTCCGCAGGTTCATGGCCTACAGTTCCATCGCGCAGGCGGGCTATATCATGGTAGCGCTCCTCGGGCCAGAGGCGAACGCGAAGACGGCCATCATCTACTACCTGTTCGTGTATGCCGTATCGAACTACCTCGCGTTCTTTATCTTCGGCATCATCGGGCACCACCGCGAAGAAACGTTCGCGTCCCTCCGCGGGCTTTCCAAGCAAGACGTGAACCTCGCCATCGCGCTCGCCATCTCGATGTTCAGCCTTGCGGGCATCCCCCCGCTTGCCGGCTTCTTCGGCAAATTCCATCTGTTCTTCTGCGGTGCGGCCAACGGGCACTACATGCTTGTCGCCTTTGCCGTCCTGAACAACGTGCTCGCGCTGTTCTACTACATCCAGCTTATCAAGAGCGCCTGGGTGGACGAACCCGACGGACACCTGACCCCGCTACGACTCACCAAGAGGCAGCGCGGCGTCATTATACTCCTCTCCGTAATGGTGGTGATTCTCGGATTCCTGCCGTTCCTGAGCAACAACGTCTTCGCAGGATTCAACTTCTAG
- a CDS encoding 4Fe-4S binding protein, which yields MQQENITLVQYFKRYLKRCITGPWSLMCGLSVSLKYFFDPRRIVTEQYPENRKTLKMHPRYRGRLEMIEDAEGNNHCTACGMCERACPNASINVLATKNIAGKKVLGRYVYHFASCTQCGLCVEACPFGAIRMNQEFEVATTDPNTLEMILNKKEGQG from the coding sequence ATGCAGCAAGAAAACATTACATTAGTACAGTATTTCAAGCGCTACCTGAAGCGCTGCATTACCGGGCCGTGGAGCCTGATGTGCGGCCTTTCCGTGTCGCTCAAGTATTTCTTTGACCCGCGGCGCATTGTCACGGAGCAGTACCCCGAGAACCGCAAGACCCTCAAGATGCACCCGCGCTACCGCGGACGCCTCGAGATGATCGAGGATGCGGAAGGCAATAACCACTGCACCGCTTGCGGCATGTGCGAACGCGCCTGCCCGAACGCATCTATCAACGTGCTTGCCACCAAGAACATTGCGGGCAAGAAGGTGCTCGGACGTTATGTGTACCACTTCGCAAGCTGCACCCAGTGCGGTCTCTGCGTAGAGGCGTGCCCGTTCGGTGCCATCCGCATGAACCAGGAATTCGAGGTGGCGACAACCGACCCGAACACGCTCGAAATGATATTGAACAAGAAGGAGGGACAAGGCTAA
- the nuoK gene encoding NADH-quinone oxidoreductase subunit NuoK gives MNLLNCLILAFLLFGIGVWGLMRRRHLIGMLISIELMLNAANINFISFAYFTAHDATAGALFSIFVIAVTACEMAIALAIIVTMYRRHKSLDADQLRDLHD, from the coding sequence ATGAACCTTCTTAACTGCCTGATTCTCGCTTTCCTGCTGTTCGGGATTGGCGTCTGGGGCCTGATGCGCCGACGTCACCTCATCGGCATGCTCATTTCCATCGAGCTCATGCTGAACGCAGCGAATATCAACTTCATCAGTTTTGCATACTTTACTGCACACGACGCTACCGCCGGTGCACTGTTCAGCATTTTCGTCATCGCCGTCACGGCCTGCGAAATGGCAATCGCACTTGCCATCATCGTCACCATGTACCGCCGTCACAAGAGCCTTGACGCCGACCAGTTGAGGGACCTCCATGATTAA
- a CDS encoding NuoM family protein, whose translation MDILLFNLIWVIPLLTVLVCIPISASHAKLLRGLHTASASAVLLMVCYLAYRVFMLSGTPASEAASPLVLRFLTDIPWLTMFNAHYIVGADGLNILLLALTAFIVWGGVLVSYNIKGNQKVFFALIQLLATSVYGVYMSFDLVLFFVFYEMEALCMYLMIACYGSGRRDYGGKKLTLTLAFGSSMILATLFGLYFESGANSWNLIEIAKTTIPMEFQMWAFPLMFMGFAVSSSLFPFHFWSPDGHSAAPTAVSMLAAGVMMKMGAYGCLRVAMFLMPEAAKVWLPYVVALLIFNVVLGPFIALRHKDLKYITAYSSISHLGLIFLGLAAMTPVGLRGASLQMISHGFLTGLFFATIGMIYERTHTRDITEMGGIMRKMPFLGVGFVIAGFAGLGLPGFSGFIAESNIFIGAFQQESTLTRIVTILAILSITTTAVYILQTANRMLHGPLPQKYEDLTDGCFREKLVIVVLVACLLFIGVCPGPFADLLDQSIAPIFAKISAATQPVTSGIGG comes from the coding sequence ATGGATATACTGCTTTTCAACCTCATCTGGGTCATCCCGCTCTTAACGGTACTCGTCTGCATCCCGATTTCCGCCTCGCACGCGAAGTTGCTCCGCGGTCTGCATACCGCATCGGCAAGCGCAGTCCTCCTCATGGTATGCTATCTCGCCTACCGCGTGTTCATGCTTTCGGGTACACCCGCAAGCGAAGCGGCCTCCCCGCTCGTGCTGCGGTTCCTTACCGACATTCCCTGGCTTACGATGTTCAACGCGCACTACATCGTGGGTGCGGACGGCCTCAATATTCTCCTGCTCGCGCTCACGGCGTTTATCGTGTGGGGCGGCGTTCTGGTAAGCTACAACATCAAGGGAAACCAGAAGGTATTCTTCGCGCTCATCCAGCTGCTCGCCACGAGCGTGTACGGCGTGTACATGAGTTTCGACCTGGTGCTGTTCTTCGTGTTCTACGAGATGGAAGCGCTGTGCATGTACCTGATGATTGCCTGCTACGGCAGCGGACGCAGGGACTACGGCGGCAAGAAACTTACCTTGACGCTCGCGTTCGGCTCCTCGATGATTCTTGCGACCCTGTTCGGGCTCTATTTTGAAAGCGGTGCAAACAGCTGGAACCTCATCGAAATCGCAAAGACGACCATCCCGATGGAATTCCAGATGTGGGCCTTCCCGCTCATGTTCATGGGATTTGCAGTTTCGAGTTCGCTGTTCCCGTTCCACTTCTGGAGCCCGGACGGCCACTCCGCAGCACCCACCGCGGTCTCGATGCTTGCGGCCGGCGTGATGATGAAGATGGGTGCCTACGGGTGCCTGCGCGTCGCCATGTTCCTGATGCCCGAGGCGGCAAAGGTCTGGCTCCCCTACGTGGTGGCGCTCCTGATATTCAACGTGGTTCTCGGCCCCTTCATTGCACTTAGGCACAAGGACCTCAAGTACATAACCGCCTACAGTTCCATCAGCCACCTCGGCCTCATATTCCTCGGGCTTGCGGCTATGACCCCGGTCGGCCTGCGCGGCGCAAGCCTGCAGATGATTTCGCACGGTTTCCTCACCGGGCTCTTCTTCGCGACCATCGGCATGATTTACGAACGCACGCATACCCGCGACATCACCGAGATGGGCGGCATCATGCGCAAGATGCCCTTCCTGGGCGTAGGGTTCGTGATTGCGGGCTTCGCGGGCCTCGGCCTTCCCGGATTCAGCGGGTTCATCGCCGAAAGCAACATCTTCATTGGCGCGTTCCAGCAGGAATCGACCCTCACGCGCATCGTGACCATACTTGCCATCCTGAGTATCACTACGACTGCCGTTTACATATTGCAGACGGCAAACCGCATGCTGCACGGGCCGCTCCCGCAAAAGTACGAGGACCTTACCGACGGCTGCTTCCGCGAGAAGCTCGTCATTGTCGTGCTTGTTGCGTGCCTCCTGTTCATAGGCGTTTGCCCCGGTCCGTTCGCCGACCTACTCGACCAGAGCATCGCACCGATATTTGCAAAGATTTCTGCGGCCACCCAGCCCGTCACCAGCGGGATTGGAGGTTAA